In a genomic window of Neisseria flavescens:
- a CDS encoding surface lipoprotein assembly modifier: MLKIKQKLVSASLCCLLPSAAFAEFPEGVVRLDAPSQDAAVQVQQKQWLDILSEEERSSEKNENVGEPTVVGDDFLAANPRILEDALIQALNGNSADLVSSLVALYRKQPNHNPKLIARADALLAKLKGRTSEAVERYRTLYESDVSDDRILLDLAATEFQDYRLGEAAAHFRHAAQRDIPAPVLENVKRFQEAVKRQTEWKWSGGISPVHNNNANNAAPRYCIETRGQTACSVTLPVSANGLNYELNTEKLTPLYGHHAVKFRANLSGTSYFFDRQSAYDDAFGRAYLGWQRKDGKQTISVLPFYQAQLAGSSEFDSKKENNRRAAPYMLAHGVGVQLSHMVHLGNATQLYYSLERYRQNYRETDRALRNDGWHDSAYLSLARRFGSTTLFGGWQYNRFVPENKNIRNAVNNAAYHRNGFNIGWIQQWQVLGGLNSRLTASFANRRYKGIMAFGTESQRNRERSLSISLSHNKLSYKGITPTLNYSYSHIRSNAPYAMRNTHQWSLGGEWNF, translated from the coding sequence ATGCTAAAAATAAAACAAAAACTTGTCTCGGCTTCTTTATGCTGCCTATTGCCGTCAGCAGCCTTTGCTGAATTTCCCGAAGGTGTTGTCCGGCTGGATGCGCCTTCTCAGGATGCTGCCGTACAAGTGCAGCAAAAACAATGGCTGGATATTTTGTCCGAAGAAGAAAGGTCGTCTGAAAAGAATGAGAATGTCGGCGAACCGACTGTGGTCGGCGATGATTTTTTAGCGGCAAACCCGCGTATTCTTGAGGACGCGCTGATTCAAGCACTCAACGGCAATAGCGCAGATCTGGTTTCCTCGCTTGTCGCCCTTTACCGCAAACAGCCCAACCACAATCCCAAACTGATTGCGCGTGCCGATGCTTTGCTGGCAAAGTTGAAAGGACGGACTTCCGAAGCGGTCGAACGTTATCGTACCCTTTATGAATCCGACGTTTCAGACGACCGCATATTGTTGGATTTGGCGGCAACAGAGTTTCAGGATTATCGTTTGGGCGAGGCGGCGGCGCATTTCCGCCATGCCGCGCAACGCGATATACCTGCCCCCGTTTTGGAGAATGTCAAACGTTTTCAAGAAGCCGTCAAACGGCAGACAGAATGGAAATGGTCTGGCGGAATCAGCCCCGTGCATAACAATAATGCCAACAACGCTGCTCCGCGTTATTGCATCGAAACAAGGGGGCAAACCGCATGCAGCGTTACTTTGCCCGTCAGTGCCAACGGCTTGAATTACGAATTGAACACCGAAAAACTCACCCCACTGTACGGGCATCACGCCGTCAAATTCCGCGCCAACCTTAGCGGAACGAGCTATTTTTTCGACCGTCAATCGGCTTACGACGATGCGTTCGGCAGGGCTTATTTGGGATGGCAGCGCAAGGATGGCAAACAAACCATCAGCGTTTTACCGTTTTATCAGGCACAGTTGGCAGGCAGCAGCGAGTTTGACAGCAAAAAAGAAAATAACCGTCGCGCCGCGCCGTATATGCTGGCACACGGGGTTGGCGTACAGCTTTCGCATATGGTCCATCTCGGCAACGCGACACAACTTTATTACTCGCTGGAACGATATCGCCAAAACTATCGGGAAACTGATCGTGCACTGCGCAACGATGGGTGGCACGACAGTGCTTATCTTTCCCTAGCGCGCCGTTTCGGCAGTACGACCCTGTTCGGCGGTTGGCAATACAACCGCTTTGTTCCTGAAAACAAAAACATACGCAATGCCGTCAACAATGCGGCCTACCACCGCAACGGTTTCAATATAGGTTGGATACAGCAATGGCAGGTTTTAGGCGGGCTTAACAGCAGACTTACCGCTTCATTTGCCAACCGTCGCTATAAAGGCATTATGGCATTCGGTACGGAGTCGCAACGCAACCGGGAGCGCTCCCTCTCTATCAGCCTTAGTCACAACAAATTATCTTATAAAGGCATTACCCCTACTTTGAATTATAGTTATAGTCACATCCGTAGCAATGCACCCTATGCAATGCGTAATACTCATCAATGGTCATTAGGTGGTGAATGGAATTTTTAA
- a CDS encoding transferrin-binding protein-like solute binding protein, whose amino-acid sequence METSTESTPPSSTSEGTSSFRRAGEYRATARRVARSVNEPEGTINISYNYDGMPDIHGFFADPGENNTVTVTNSTTEDKVKELVKAKIQAKANELAKHGYKVKEEIVFEQDTDVKNFNYVVTFTKETTGFRNDNAPATGTSGKQPEKERMPDSDAGGTDGSNQDTDAPKNAESQDGTEENAVSEDAEMKAAPSSEETGHEHNDNAPATGTPETQPEHNRMPGSDAVGADGGNQDTDAPKDAKSQDGTEENAVSENPEMKAAPSSEETGHEHNDNAPAAGTPETQPENNRMPGSDARRADGDNPATHPPQDQPAQSAADTQPKTGVFGEKYFDSTGEITALVIGGETIDLTKADEPVSRKNHPGLMSDSDFEKVMVSQGQYQHLIYGAAKLQDGTYTLFVQGKPTENLPTGMMAKYQGKVLHFVGKYKDNWFNNSAYRAAGTFTADVDFSRKTLTGKIDTKDPSGMGMQEFTASIDGSGFQGKWKSDNDQGDISGKFYGQDGAEMAGRYDYKNQDNRKDGFGVFAGKKEADAR is encoded by the coding sequence GTGGAAACTTCAACAGAATCAACACCACCTTCTTCAACTTCAGAAGGGACTTCAAGTTTTAGAAGAGCAGGAGAATATCGAGCAACAGCTAGAAGAGTAGCACGTTCTGTAAATGAACCTGAAGGAACAATAAACATAAGTTATAATTATGATGGAATGCCAGATATTCATGGATTTTTCGCTGATCCCGGAGAGAATAATACAGTAACTGTCACAAATTCAACAACTGAAGATAAAGTAAAAGAATTAGTTAAAGCAAAAATTCAAGCTAAAGCAAATGAATTAGCTAAACATGGATATAAGGTAAAAGAAGAAATAGTATTTGAGCAAGATACTGATGTGAAAAACTTTAACTACGTAGTAACTTTCACTAAGGAAACTACAGGTTTCAGAAATGATAATGCTCCGGCAACCGGCACATCCGGCAAGCAGCCTGAAAAAGAACGTATGCCCGACAGTGATGCCGGAGGGACGGATGGCAGCAATCAAGATACCGATGCGCCGAAAAATGCGGAATCTCAAGATGGTACGGAAGAAAACGCTGTAAGCGAAGATGCGGAGATGAAGGCAGCTCCTTCTTCTGAAGAAACCGGACATGAACATAATGATAATGCGCCGGCAACCGGCACACCCGAGACGCAGCCTGAACACAACCGTATGCCCGGCAGTGATGCCGTAGGGGCGGATGGCGGCAATCAAGATACCGATGCGCCGAAAGATGCGAAATCTCAAGATGGTACGGAAGAAAACGCTGTAAGCGAAAATCCGGAGATGAAGGCAGCTCCTTCTTCTGAAGAAACCGGACATGAACATAATGATAATGCGCCGGCAGCCGGCACACCCGAGACGCAGCCTGAAAACAACCGTATGCCCGGCAGTGATGCCAGACGGGCGGATGGCGACAACCCGGCCACCCATCCTCCCCAAGACCAACCAGCCCAAAGTGCTGCCGATACTCAACCTAAAACAGGCGTGTTTGGCGAGAAATATTTTGACAGTACGGGAGAAATCACGGCGTTGGTGATTGGTGGGGAAACTATTGATTTGACAAAAGCTGATGAGCCAGTATCACGTAAAAATCACCCCGGTTTGATGAGTGATAGTGATTTTGAGAAGGTAATGGTTTCTCAAGGGCAATATCAGCATCTGATTTATGGGGCGGCTAAATTACAAGACGGTACATACACCCTTTTTGTACAAGGTAAGCCGACAGAAAATTTGCCGACAGGAATGATGGCTAAATATCAAGGTAAGGTGCTGCATTTTGTTGGAAAATATAAGGATAATTGGTTTAATAATAGTGCGTATAGAGCCGCAGGAACATTTACGGCAGATGTTGATTTCTCACGGAAAACCTTAACAGGAAAAATTGATACCAAAGATCCTTCAGGTATGGGGATGCAAGAATTTACTGCAAGTATCGATGGAAGTGGATTTCAAGGTAAGTGGAAATCGGATAATGATCAAGGCGATATTTCCGGGAAATTTTATGGTCAAGATGGCGCGGAAATGGCAGGCAGATACGACTATAAAAATCAAGATAATAGAAAAGACGGCTTCGGCGTATTTGCAGGCAAAAAAGAAGCAGATGCCCGTTGA
- a CDS encoding biliverdin-producing heme oxygenase — protein MSETQELTFAKRLKEQTTTTHDSVDNLVMSVQPFSSKENYIKFLKLQSVFHKAVDHIYKDAELNKAIPELEYMARYDAVTQDLKDLGEEPYKFDKELPYETGNKAIGWLYCAEGSNLGAAFLFKHAQKLEYTGEFGARHLAPHPDGRGKHWRAFVEHLNALGLSPEAEAEAIQGAREAFAFYKVVLRETFGLAADAEAPEGMMPHRH, from the coding sequence ATGAGTGAGACCCAAGAGCTGACTTTCGCCAAACGCTTGAAAGAGCAAACCACGACAACACACGACAGTGTTGATAACTTGGTTATGTCCGTTCAACCTTTTTCCAGCAAAGAAAACTACATCAAATTCTTGAAACTTCAATCTGTTTTCCACAAGGCTGTCGACCACATCTATAAAGATGCCGAATTAAACAAAGCCATCCCAGAGCTTGAATACATGGCGCGTTACGATGCCGTGACTCAAGACTTGAAAGATTTGGGCGAAGAACCTTACAAATTTGACAAAGAATTGCCATACGAAACCGGCAATAAAGCCATCGGCTGGCTGTATTGTGCCGAAGGTTCTAATTTGGGCGCGGCATTTTTGTTCAAACACGCTCAAAAACTCGAATACACCGGTGAATTCGGCGCACGCCACCTGGCTCCGCATCCGGACGGTCGCGGCAAACACTGGCGTGCCTTTGTCGAGCATCTAAACGCATTGGGCTTAAGCCCCGAAGCCGAAGCGGAAGCCATCCAAGGTGCACGCGAAGCATTTGCCTTCTACAAAGTCGTGTTGCGCGAAACTTTCGGCTTGGCAGCAGATGCCGAAGCGCCGGAAGGAATGATGCCGCACAGGCACTAA
- a CDS encoding paraquat-inducible protein A — MKRIPAYHRWWRYKSYLPDATLPAHTVECPDCGCRMDIPHLRQGQEAHCPVCNHEIVEVENNPYIAPIAYALTTLILMAFAYNMVYIRVDLFGVTSILSLPQMMRLLISLDYGFLAEVMFILTFGAPLLFLLLCLYVYTALIREKAYPALRFATRVLVRLRHWIMVDVFFISTLVAYIKLSSVATVEFGSAFYLMFPLSVMLIRTSVSIPQHWVYYKIHRLTGGHAVQTATEDKICCSRCLYFRDKDEQPCGVCGADLYRRRPKSLSISLAFLVAAFILYFPANILPIMISSNPTALEINTIFNGIVYMWDDGDRLIAVIIFSASIMVPVLKIIAMAVLIYSAYFKPVMSADKMSVLYRITESIGRWSMIDIFVIIILMSSFHTNMARVVPGGAAIYFCLVVILTMLSAYYFDPRLIWDKQQQLSDGLDSDQTLTQ, encoded by the coding sequence ATGAAACGGATTCCTGCCTACCATCGCTGGTGGCGCTACAAGTCTTATCTTCCTGATGCGACGCTGCCTGCACATACGGTGGAATGCCCCGATTGCGGCTGCCGTATGGATATTCCGCACTTGCGTCAGGGGCAGGAAGCGCATTGTCCGGTGTGCAACCACGAAATCGTGGAGGTGGAAAACAATCCGTATATCGCGCCGATTGCCTATGCGCTGACAACCTTGATTCTGATGGCGTTCGCGTACAATATGGTATATATCCGCGTCGATTTGTTCGGCGTGACATCGATTTTGTCGCTGCCGCAAATGATGCGCCTTCTAATTTCGCTGGATTACGGTTTTCTGGCGGAAGTGATGTTTATCCTCACCTTCGGCGCGCCTTTACTGTTTTTGCTGCTCTGTCTTTATGTTTATACGGCTTTGATACGCGAAAAGGCCTACCCTGCGCTGCGCTTTGCAACGCGTGTATTGGTGCGGCTGCGCCATTGGATTATGGTGGATGTGTTTTTTATTTCCACTTTGGTGGCGTATATCAAGCTCTCATCCGTTGCTACAGTGGAATTCGGATCGGCGTTTTATCTGATGTTTCCGCTGTCGGTCATGCTGATTCGGACTTCGGTATCGATTCCGCAGCATTGGGTTTATTATAAGATTCACCGTTTAACCGGCGGCCATGCGGTTCAGACGGCCACCGAAGACAAAATCTGTTGCAGCCGCTGCCTGTATTTCCGCGATAAAGACGAGCAACCTTGCGGCGTATGCGGTGCGGACTTATACCGTCGCCGCCCGAAAAGCCTGAGCATTTCGCTGGCGTTTTTAGTTGCGGCGTTTATCCTGTATTTCCCTGCCAACATCCTGCCGATTATGATTTCGTCCAACCCGACGGCTTTGGAGATCAATACGATTTTCAACGGCATTGTTTATATGTGGGACGACGGCGACCGATTGATTGCTGTGATTATCTTTAGTGCCAGTATTATGGTGCCGGTTTTGAAGATTATTGCGATGGCGGTTTTGATTTATTCCGCATACTTCAAACCCGTGATGAGCGCGGACAAGATGTCGGTTTTGTATCGGATTACCGAATCCATCGGCCGCTGGTCGATGATTGATATTTTTGTGATTATTATTTTAATGAGTTCGTTCCACACCAATATGGCGCGCGTCGTGCCGGGTGGTGCGGCGATTTACTTCTGCCTGGTCGTTATTTTGACCATGCTTTCGGCCTATTATTTCGATCCCCGTCTGATTTGGGACAAGCAACAGCAGCTTTCAGACGGCCTTGATTCTGACCAGACCTTAACACAATGA
- the pqiB gene encoding intermembrane transport protein PqiB produces MKKHDSSPNYHAPARVKKTNVFTSIVWLIPLIALIAGGWLLVKDIRNRGPVVTLLMDSAEGIEVNNTIIKVLNVDVGRVTRIKLRDDQKGVEVTAQLSADAKDLIRSDTQFWVVKPRIDQSGVTGLGTLLSGSYIAFTPGKSQETKDVFVVQDIPPIAAIGQSGLRLNLIGKNDRILNVSSPVLYENFMVGQVESAHFDPSDQSVHYTIFIQSPNDKLIHSASRFWLESGINIETTGSGVKLDSAPLAALLSGAISFDSPKTSDSKNVKSEDSFTLYDSRSEVANLPDDRSLYYTAFFKQSVRGLSAGSPVEYKGLNIGVVSDVPYFDRNDSLHLFENGWIPVRIRIEPSRLEINADEQSKEHWKQQFQTALNKGLTATISSNNLLTGSKMIELNDQPSASPKLRPHTVYAGDTVIATQGGGLDDLQAKVADLLDKFNNLPLDKTVAGLNGSLAELKSTLKSANAALSSIDKLVGKPQTQNIPNELNQTLKELRQTLQGVSPQSPIYGDVQNTLQSLDKTLKDVQPVINTLKEKPNALIFNSSSKDPIPKGSR; encoded by the coding sequence ATGAAAAAACACGATTCTTCACCCAATTATCACGCCCCGGCGCGTGTCAAGAAAACCAATGTCTTCACGTCTATCGTGTGGCTGATTCCGCTGATTGCGCTGATTGCCGGCGGCTGGCTTTTGGTTAAAGACATCCGCAACCGCGGCCCTGTCGTTACGCTGTTGATGGACAGTGCCGAAGGCATCGAAGTCAACAACACCATCATCAAAGTGTTGAACGTCGATGTCGGACGCGTTACCCGCATCAAATTACGCGACGACCAAAAAGGCGTGGAAGTCACTGCACAGCTCAGCGCCGATGCCAAAGACCTTATCCGCAGCGACACCCAATTTTGGGTGGTCAAACCGCGTATCGACCAAAGCGGCGTTACCGGCTTGGGAACCTTGCTTTCCGGCTCATATATTGCATTCACACCGGGTAAAAGCCAAGAAACCAAAGATGTATTTGTCGTCCAAGACATTCCACCGATTGCCGCCATCGGTCAAAGCGGCCTGCGCCTGAATTTGATCGGCAAAAACGACCGTATCCTCAACGTCAGCAGCCCGGTTTTGTATGAAAACTTTATGGTCGGCCAAGTAGAAAGCGCGCATTTTGACCCGTCCGACCAAAGCGTGCATTACACCATCTTCATCCAAAGCCCCAACGACAAACTGATTCATTCCGCCAGCCGTTTCTGGCTGGAAAGCGGCATCAATATCGAAACCACAGGCAGCGGTGTCAAACTCGATTCCGCCCCTCTAGCTGCCCTACTATCCGGCGCGATTTCCTTTGACTCGCCTAAAACAAGTGACAGCAAAAATGTTAAAAGCGAAGACAGCTTCACGCTTTACGACAGCCGCAGCGAAGTGGCAAATCTGCCTGACGACCGTTCGCTATACTACACCGCGTTTTTCAAACAATCCGTACGCGGCCTGTCTGCCGGTTCGCCTGTCGAATACAAAGGCCTGAATATCGGTGTGGTTTCCGATGTCCCTTATTTCGACCGCAACGACAGCCTGCATTTGTTTGAAAACGGTTGGATTCCCGTACGCATCCGCATCGAACCTTCCCGTTTGGAAATCAATGCCGACGAGCAAAGTAAAGAGCATTGGAAACAACAATTTCAGACGGCCTTAAACAAAGGCCTGACTGCCACCATCTCCAGCAACAATCTGCTGACCGGCAGCAAAATGATTGAGTTGAACGATCAGCCTTCCGCCTCGCCTAAGCTGCGACCGCACACCGTTTATGCAGGCGATACCGTTATCGCGACCCAAGGCGGCGGTTTGGATGATTTGCAAGCCAAAGTGGCTGATTTGCTAGACAAATTCAACAATCTGCCATTGGATAAAACCGTTGCCGGCTTAAACGGTTCGCTTGCCGAGCTCAAGTCCACACTTAAATCTGCCAATGCCGCCCTAAGCTCCATCGACAAACTGGTCGGCAAACCGCAGACACAAAACATCCCTAACGAGTTGAACCAAACCCTGAAAGAATTGCGTCAAACCCTGCAAGGCGTATCGCCTCAATCGCCTATCTACGGCGACGTACAAAATACGCTGCAAAGTTTGGACAAAACCTTAAAAGACGTCCAACCCGTGATTAATACTTTAAAAGAAAAACCCAACGCGCTGATTTTCAACAGCAGCAGCAAAGACCCTATCCCGAAAGGAAGCCGATAA
- a CDS encoding PqiC family protein, with translation MRLFPIAAALTLAACGTAQSTQYFVLPDSQYIRPAAHSNEIAVKVNLAEPLANGGLVYQTDAYHVNLAKNHLWAAPLDGALAANLSNKLNRLNPHRTFVPASRSQSSQTLKVYIEAFQGSYQGQTTISGYAQWPDGRSKPFNAVTPQQSDGYTAMLESLENGLSQVADTIVY, from the coding sequence ATGCGCCTCTTCCCGATTGCCGCCGCCCTGACGCTTGCCGCCTGCGGTACTGCGCAAAGCACACAATATTTCGTCCTGCCCGACAGCCAGTACATCCGACCTGCGGCGCATAGCAACGAAATCGCGGTCAAAGTCAACCTTGCCGAACCGCTTGCCAACGGCGGCCTTGTTTACCAAACCGATGCCTATCATGTGAATCTGGCGAAAAACCACCTTTGGGCGGCACCGCTCGATGGCGCATTGGCGGCCAACCTCAGCAACAAGCTCAACCGCCTCAATCCGCATCGCACCTTTGTGCCTGCTTCACGCAGCCAAAGCAGCCAAACCCTGAAAGTCTATATCGAAGCCTTCCAAGGCAGCTATCAGGGGCAGACCACCATCAGCGGTTATGCACAATGGCCGGACGGACGCAGCAAACCGTTTAATGCCGTCACACCGCAACAAAGCGACGGCTATACCGCCATGCTCGAATCGTTGGAAAACGGTTTGTCACAAGTTGCCGATACGATTGTCTATTAA
- a CDS encoding GrxB family glutaredoxin, with product MFQETLFQTALGVMVNCFEILRSISMKLYIYDHCPFCVRARMIFGLRDVAVEEVVLANDDEATPIGMIGSKQVPILQKEDGSFMGESLDIVRYIDQGRLKEEVRPEVQAWLDKVGEYNNKLVQPRMVKIDLPEFETDEAKKYFIDKKEKSIGNFETNLNKTAQYLERLHQDLAELEALVCEGEGLGGEISLEDILTFPILRNLTVVRGIQWPQKLMDYLLAMSERSGVALYFDRAL from the coding sequence ATGTTTCAGGAAACCTTGTTTCAGACGGCCTTGGGTGTTATGGTTAACTGTTTTGAAATTTTAAGGAGCATTTCGATGAAACTGTATATTTACGACCATTGTCCATTTTGCGTCCGTGCACGGATGATTTTCGGCTTGCGCGATGTGGCGGTGGAAGAAGTTGTCTTGGCAAACGATGACGAAGCTACGCCAATTGGCATGATTGGCTCAAAACAAGTGCCGATTTTGCAAAAAGAAGACGGTTCGTTTATGGGCGAGAGTTTGGATATTGTCCGTTACATCGATCAAGGCCGTCTGAAAGAAGAGGTTCGTCCCGAGGTTCAGGCTTGGTTGGACAAAGTGGGCGAATACAATAACAAATTGGTACAGCCGCGCATGGTCAAAATCGACCTGCCCGAATTTGAGACCGATGAAGCGAAAAAATACTTTATCGACAAAAAAGAGAAAAGTATCGGCAATTTCGAGACTAATCTGAACAAAACAGCGCAATATCTGGAGCGGCTGCATCAAGATTTGGCTGAACTGGAAGCACTGGTGTGCGAAGGCGAGGGCTTGGGCGGTGAAATCAGTTTGGAAGATATCCTGACGTTCCCTATTTTGCGCAACCTGACCGTTGTGCGCGGTATTCAATGGCCGCAAAAGTTGATGGATTATTTGTTGGCGATGAGCGAGCGTTCCGGCGTGGCTTTGTATTTTGACCGCGCATTGTAA
- a CDS encoding RelA/SpoT family protein: MTTIRQTPQTSSETLEGLLAWFDGYVAALPDSDKNLIQTAFDLAKEHYPADALTTYSEPLLEHFLGSMQIVSELDLLPDAVAATILSDIGKYVPTWHELVSERCNSTVAELVKGVDEVQKLTQFARVDSLATPEERARQAEIMRKMLLAMVTDIRVVLIKLAMRTRTLQFLSNVPDNPEKRAVAKETLDIFAPLANRLGVWQLKWQLEDLGFRHQEPEKYREIALLLDEKRTERLEYIENFLNILRTELKKYNIHFEVAGRPKHIYSIYKKMVKKKLSFDGLFDIRAVRILVDTVPECYTTLGIVHSLWQPIPGEFDDYIANPKGNGYKSLHTVIVGPEDKGVEVQIRTFDMHQFNEFGVAAHWRYKEGGKGDSAYEQKIAWLRQLLDWRENMAESGKEDLAAAFKTELFNDTIYVLTPHGKVLSLPTGATPIDFAYALHSSIGDRCRGAKVEGQIVPLSTPLENGQRIEIITAKEGHPSVNWLYEGWVKSSKAIGKIRAYIRQQNADTVREEGRVQLDKQLVKLTPKPNLQELAENLGYKKLDDLYTAVGQGEISNRAIQKACGTLNEPPPVPVSETTIVKQSKIKKGGKTGVLIDGEDGLMTTLAKCCKPAPPDDIVGFVTRERGISVHRKTCPSFRHLAEQAPEKVLDASWAALQEGQVFAVDVEIRAQDRSGLLRDVSDALARHKLNVTAVQTQSRDLEASMRFTLEVKQVNDLPRVLASLGDVKGVLSVTRL, from the coding sequence ATGACCACTATTCGCCAAACGCCCCAAACATCGAGTGAAACGCTGGAAGGCCTCCTCGCTTGGTTCGACGGCTATGTTGCCGCGCTGCCCGATTCCGATAAAAACCTGATTCAGACGGCCTTTGACTTAGCTAAAGAACATTATCCTGCCGATGCCCTAACGACTTACAGCGAGCCATTGCTGGAACATTTCCTCGGCTCGATGCAAATCGTCAGCGAACTCGACCTCTTGCCCGATGCCGTTGCCGCTACGATTTTGTCCGACATCGGCAAATACGTTCCCACTTGGCACGAATTGGTTTCCGAACGCTGCAACAGCACCGTCGCCGAGCTGGTCAAAGGTGTGGACGAAGTGCAGAAACTGACCCAATTCGCACGCGTGGACAGCCTTGCCACGCCGGAAGAACGCGCCAGGCAAGCCGAAATTATGCGGAAAATGCTGCTGGCGATGGTTACCGACATCCGCGTCGTCCTGATCAAACTGGCGATGCGTACGCGCACCCTCCAATTCTTAAGCAACGTTCCCGACAATCCCGAAAAACGCGCCGTCGCCAAGGAAACCCTCGACATCTTCGCCCCGCTCGCCAACCGTTTGGGCGTGTGGCAACTCAAATGGCAGCTCGAAGATTTGGGCTTCCGTCATCAAGAGCCGGAAAAATACCGCGAAATCGCCCTGCTTTTGGACGAAAAACGCACCGAACGCCTCGAATACATCGAAAACTTCCTCAATATCCTGCGTACGGAACTGAAAAAATACAATATTCATTTTGAAGTTGCCGGAAGACCGAAACACATCTACTCCATTTACAAAAAAATGGTGAAGAAAAAACTCAGCTTCGACGGCTTGTTCGACATCCGCGCCGTGCGGATTCTGGTCGATACCGTTCCCGAGTGTTACACCACGCTGGGCATCGTCCACAGCCTCTGGCAGCCCATCCCCGGCGAGTTCGACGACTATATCGCCAACCCCAAAGGCAACGGCTATAAAAGTTTGCACACCGTCATCGTCGGTCCGGAAGACAAAGGCGTGGAAGTGCAAATCCGCACCTTCGATATGCACCAATTCAACGAATTCGGTGTCGCCGCCCACTGGCGTTACAAAGAAGGCGGCAAAGGCGATTCCGCCTACGAGCAAAAAATCGCCTGGTTGCGCCAACTTTTGGACTGGCGCGAAAATATGGCGGAAAGCGGCAAGGAAGACCTCGCCGCCGCCTTCAAAACCGAGCTGTTCAACGACACGATTTACGTCCTGACCCCGCACGGCAAAGTCCTCTCCCTGCCCACGGGTGCCACCCCCATCGACTTCGCCTACGCCCTGCACAGCAGCATCGGCGACCGTTGCCGCGGTGCGAAAGTCGAAGGGCAAATCGTGCCGCTGTCCACCCCGCTCGAAAACGGACAGCGCATCGAAATCATTACCGCCAAAGAAGGGCATCCTTCCGTCAACTGGCTCTACGAAGGCTGGGTCAAATCCAGCAAGGCCATCGGCAAAATCCGCGCCTACATCCGTCAGCAAAACGCCGACACCGTGCGCGAAGAAGGCCGCGTCCAGCTCGACAAACAGCTTGTCAAACTCACGCCCAAACCCAACCTGCAAGAGCTTGCCGAAAACCTCGGCTACAAAAAACTCGACGACCTCTACACCGCCGTCGGACAAGGCGAAATTTCCAACCGTGCCATCCAGAAAGCCTGCGGCACGCTGAACGAACCGCCGCCCGTACCTGTCAGCGAAACCACCATCGTCAAACAGTCCAAAATCAAAAAAGGCGGCAAAACAGGTGTGCTCATCGATGGCGAAGACGGCTTGATGACTACGCTTGCCAAATGCTGCAAACCCGCGCCGCCCGACGACATTGTTGGCTTCGTTACCCGCGAACGCGGCATTTCCGTCCACCGCAAAACCTGCCCCTCTTTCCGCCATCTCGCCGAACAAGCGCCTGAAAAAGTGCTGGACGCAAGCTGGGCGGCATTGCAGGAAGGACAAGTATTCGCCGTCGATGTCGAAATCCGCGCCCAAGACCGCTCAGGACTTTTACGCGACGTATCCGACGCGCTTGCCCGCCACAAACTCAACGTTACCGCCGTACAAACCCAGTCCCGCGACTTGGAAGCCAGTATGAGGTTCACGCTCGAAGTCAAACAAGTCAACGACCTCCCGCGCGTCCTCGCCAGCCTCGGCGACGTCAAAGGCGTATTGAGCGTTACCCGGCTTTAA
- a CDS encoding ribonuclease E inhibitor RraB, with the protein MIIDEKSTSDVLKQYQELGFDLAKPMIIEFFIEGSQKNLQSIESQIISYRQDVQISIEQNEFGGMWTCYCSVNIVPSLENILAIETTLFDIAQKNDCSYEGFGSYGN; encoded by the coding sequence ATGATAATTGACGAAAAATCTACTTCAGATGTACTGAAACAATATCAAGAACTAGGATTTGATTTGGCAAAACCTATGATAATAGAGTTTTTTATAGAGGGTTCTCAAAAGAATCTGCAATCAATAGAAAGTCAAATCATTTCTTATCGGCAGGATGTTCAAATCAGTATTGAGCAAAATGAATTCGGAGGGATGTGGACTTGCTATTGTTCCGTCAATATCGTCCCTTCTCTTGAAAACATTTTAGCTATTGAAACTACGTTATTTGATATTGCACAAAAAAATGATTGTAGTTACGAAGGTTTTGGTTCGTATGGGAACTGA